The genomic window TGATCAAGCCGTCAAATCCTTCCTCAACATACTCAATTGCCTTGCCTAAACTGAGTACCGGATCGCCTTTGTAAGAATCGTCGATATACGCTTTCCCCTTTTTGATAAGCTCTTTAATTGATGCCTCTTTCGGGAAATGCCTGATGCTTCCCTTAAACACCTTTGTGAGCTTATAGGCATCATATCTCTGAACAACATCTGAAATGATTTCACCAAAAAGTCCCTTATAATCCTTTTCAAAGCGACATGATTCCCTACGACAGTGTGCAATATAATTAATCCATTCAGAAAAAGGCGGGATAAATGCCTCTCCTCCCAACTTTTCGATGCTTCTGGCAAGAAAATTGTTTGCAAACTCATTGCATCGGACATAGGTCTCCCCAATGATTCCGATTAATGGCCTGGGCTTGCTCCGGTCTATCTTTATCTTTGCAAACGCACGGTTGGCCTCGCGGGCAAATTCGACTAAATTCTGATGTTTTTCAAGCGCAACTTCAGCCTTTTCCAAATACTTATCATAGAGGGCGTCTGTTTCCCCTTTGTGCAATTCATAAGGTCTTGTCTCTCTCTGTAATTTTTGCAGAAGATCAGTATACATAATGCCATTCCATGCCAGTTTACGAAAATGGGTGCCGAGGTTTTTCGTATCTTCATCATAGTTCTCTCCCTGATCCATGGTATAGAGAGGCACATGGGGAAGTCCAAGATCATCGAGCACCATCCGTTGAAATTTATTGTACTGACCAAACCGGCAGGGGCCGGATGCCGTGGCCATAAAGAAGGCGCTTGCCTCGGGGTCAAAATCAGGGCTCATCGCCTTTTTCACGATATCTCCGGTGGTAAGAATCGCCGGGTAACATTCCTTCCCTGAAGTGAATTTTCGTCCAATATCCACCGACTGTTTATTTGCCATGGGCAATGCCTCCGCCAGCACCCCGTTAGCCCTCATGGAGGCAGCAATCATCTTGCCGTGGTCACACATATAGGGGATGTATATCGTGCGTTTCTTTTTCTCTGCCAAGGTGCGAATTGGCACATCGTCTCTCAATTTTTTTCGTTCAACAGACGGTTTGACATTTTTCAGACTGTCAATGAATGCCTCGCACCGGGTGATCGCCCCAACATCTGAACTATGCTCGTCAATCTCTATGGTTAAACAGGGTTTCCCGCCAAGTTCCTTGGCAAAGAACTTGGATATAAAGGAGTCCGGACCACAGCCGAAATTCGTGATGTATAACGGATAGAGTCTCTTGTCTCTTGCTATTATCCTGGCTGCAGCGAGGAATTTTTGCCCGGTCTTCCAGTACATATTCGGGTAATCCTGGGCTACCTCTTCGATATCCAGCGTCAGAAAGTCAAGCGGGATGGTCAGGATGCCCAAATCGCGCAATTTTTCCGGAAGCCCCAGGTTCATGCCCGTATCGCAGCCGTTATAGGACCGGCTGATCAGCACAAAGGCCTTTTCATTTTCCCCTAATTTTTCCAGAATCTCCCTTCCCCTTACTTCAAGTGTTTTGTTGAAAGTCTGCAGCGCCTCATGTGCAGACCTTATGGCCGTTTCAGCAACTGCCCCCGTTCTTCCCATGCTCCTTGCAAGGTCACGCAGGGTTTTATTAAGATACTCTTCCCCGTATTCAAAATGGATGACGGGCGACAACACCTCAAACTTCTTTTCCGTAAAATCGATTGCCGAACGGACAAGATACGGTATGCACTGTACATACGGACACGCATATGAGTGCGTAAGTTTCTGGCTGCTGTGCGTTAAATTAATCACGCTGGGCAGGAACAGATAATCAATATTCCGTTCAAGCATATCGATGACATGGCCGTGCGCAACCTTGATGGGAAAGCAGGTTTCTGCGGTAATCACTTCCACCCCGTTATAGATAATGTCCTTATTGGTATCGCTGGATGTAATTACCTCAAAACCGAGTTCGGTGAAGAATGCCTTCCACATCGGGTAGAAATCGTAAAAAGTGGAAACCTGCGGTATCCCGACCTTTTTCCCAACTGGTTGATCGGGTTTGTTTTTCTTGTAGGTATTGAACAGGGAGTCCTTCCTCTCGCGAAAGAGTCTGGGGAGGTGCTTTCCCTTTTTCAGCGTCCTTTCATCATCAAATTTACCGCAGCGGCTTCCATAATGGAGTGGGTTTTCTCCATCGATGGTAACCTTTCTGATCTCGCATATATTTGAACAGTCCTTGCAAACAAAGGAAGACAGTTCATACCGCTTATGCCGGAGGTCAAAACCCTTGAAGCGCGATTTTTCCCACGTCCTTTCCTCCATGGCAATAATCGCAGACCCGATGGCGCCCATGATGTCGTGATGGGGCGGAACCATGATCGTTTTCCCGGTTACCTTTTCAAATGCAGCTTTTACCCCTCGATTGGCGGCCACTCCTCCCTGAAAGAAAATGGTGTTTCCGATTTTTCTGTCTTCTACGACCCGGTTAATAAAGTTTAACACAACGGAATAGCTTAGTCCTGCAAGCAGGTCATCTTTGGCCGTCCCGCGCTGCTGATGATGGTTCAGGTCGGATTCCATAAATACGGTGCAACGCTCGCCAAGATGAGAAGGGCAGCATGACGAAAGCGCGCGTTTGCTGAATTCCCCTTTGATGCTCACGCTCAGCTTTTCTGCCTGCTCTTCCAGAAATGAGCCGGTTCCTGCGGCGCACACTTTATTCATGGCAAAGTCCACGATCGCCCCGTTTTCCAGACGGATAAACTTGGAATCCTGTCCGCCGATCTCAAAGATGGTGTCTACGCTCTTGTCTACCGTTGCAGCGGCGGTTGCATGGGCGGTAATTTCATTTTTCGCTATATCAGCGCCAATAAAATCCCCCGTTAAGTAGCGCCCTGAACCTGTCGTTCCTGCGCCACAGATGATCACCTTGTCTCCCACTTCCAGACCAACCTCATACAACCCTTGTTTTACGGCCTCAAGCGGTCTTCCTGCAGTCATAAGATAGCGTCTCGCCAGCACATTCTTATGCTTGTCGACCACAACGATGTTGGTGCTGATCGACCCCACGTCGACTCCCACATATGCCTCAATCTTTTCATCGCCAGCGATCACATGCGTTTTTTCAACAATTTTATAATTATCCGACTGAAGGGGTTCCAGGTTTGAAGGCTTTGCGCCACGATTTCTTAAATATTCTTCAACCTCTTTTAAACCCCGGAAGGGTGAATGGATGCCTTTGTCGATCAGGGTAAACACCGTGCCGATTGCTCCCATAACATTAAAATATTTTGGTATCAGGAGTTCGCCTGGTTTGAGTTCCAGGATATCCTCAAAGGCCTTGATCATACCAACGTTTGCCGCCACACCACCCTGGAAAACAATGGGCTTGGAAAATTCCTTTCCCTTGCCGATATTGCTCTTGAAATTTCTGGCCATAGCATAACAGAGGCCGGCCACGATATCATGCACGGGTGTGCCTTCCTGTTGCAGATGAATCATATCGGTTTTGGCAAAGACACTGCATCGTCCGGCTATCCGGGGAGGGTTTTTAGATTTTAGCGCAAGATCTCCGAATTCCTTTTCAATAGCAATGCCTAGCCGTGTGGCCTGCTGATCCAAAAATGATCCCGTCCCTGCGGCACACATGGTATTCATGGAAAAATCGGAAACCTTGGTTTGCCCTGAGGCTGCATCCCTCTCGATCAGCATAAGCTTTGAGTCTTCACCGCCAATTTCAATGATGGTGTGCACTTCAGGGTATAAGGTTGTTGTTGCCTGACTATGGGCAACAACCTCGTTGACAAAGGCAATGTTCATTAATTCAGAGACAAGCTTGCCGCCAGAACCGGTAATCGCTATTCCATCAATATCATCAATATGGGTTCGATTGAAGATGTCTCGTAAGACGAGGATGAGTATTTCTACCGGTTGCCCGTGTGAGCGGACATAGTGATTTTCCAGAATTTCCTTATGCCCGTTGACCAATACCGCCTTTACGCTTACAGAGCCAATATCAAGTCCTATATATTTTTTCTGAGACATGGTTTAACTCGCTTTCTCCATCAATTCTTCATAATTTCATCCGGTGGCGTAATCTTTCCCGTAATTGCAGACGCAGCCGCAACGGCGGGACTGCAGAGATAAATCTCACTTTTCGGGTGCCCCATGCGGCCAACAAAATTACGGTTGGTCGTGGAAAGCGCCCGCTCTCCCTCCGCTAAAATTCCCATATGGCCGCCGAGACATGGCCCGCATGTTGGGGTAGAGACGACCGCCTCAGCGTCAATAAATATCTCGATTAATCCTTCTTGTATTGCCTGCTTGTAAATTTCCTGAGTTGCTGGGAAAATGATGAGACGAAGGGCGGGATGCACCTTTTTCCCTTTCAGAAATCTTGCGGCGATTCTGAGGTCTGAAATCCGTCCATTGGTACAAGAGCCGATCACTACCTGATCAATCTTGATCCCCGAAACCTCTTCCACGGGTTTTGTGTTTTCCGGCAAGCTGGGAAGGGCTACCTGAGGCGAGATTTCATCAGCATGAAATTCATAGGTCTTTGCGTAGGTGCAGCCGGGATCGCTGTGGTACATGATGGGTTTTCTCCGGAATCTGCTTTTAATATAGTCTTCCGTATTTTTATCGGGGGCGATGATGCCGCTCTTTGCCCCCGCTTCGATGGCCATATTGCAGATGGCAAAACGATCGTCCATGGGTAAATTTGATATAGCGCTGCCGGTAAACTCCATCGCCTTGTAGAGGGCGCCATCCACGCCGATCTTCCCAATCGTGTAAAGGATTAAATCCTTCCCGGATGTCCAGTTTTTTACCTTGCCATGAAAAACAAATTTGATCGATTCGGGCACCTTGAGCCATACCTTTCCGGTGGCAAAACAGGCGGCAAGGTCGGTGCTGCCCACACCCGTTGAAAATGCGCCGAGGGCGCCATAGGTGCAGGTGTGAGAATCGGCGCCAATAACAAGATCGCCTGGCCCTACGATCCCTTGTTCAGGCAGGAGTGCATGTTCAATTCCCACCCGGCCGATTTCGAAGTAATGCTTTAAATGATGTTTTTCGGCAAAGATTCTCAGAACCTTCGATTGTTGTGCGGATTTGATGTCTTTGTTGGGGGTGAAGTGGTCGGGGACCAATACAATCTTCTCGGGGTCAAATACTTTTGATATGCCGGTCTTTTCAAACTCCTCAATGGCAATAGGCGCTGTAATGTCGTTGCCAAGGCAGATGTCCACATGTGCATACACAAATTGTCCTGGATGCACTTCTTTGAGTCCCGAATGATCAGCAATGATCTTCTCGGTTATTGTCATTCCCATACGGTTACTTTTTTCTATCAGCAAAAAGCCGGTATTTGGCTTCTCAAGACGCAAGCAGCTGAAAAATAGCTAAATTATTGAAAAGGAATTAGTTTTCTGAAAATCGGGTCTTGTTCCACGATTTTAAAAATAACGGGTCCTGTAAATATTTTTTGTGACATTTGGTGCATAAGTCGAAGCGGAACGTCTTATAATCTCCATCTTCGAACCCTTCGGCTGAGCATGGCGCTTCATCCTGACCATACTCCTCTTCCATTTCCCAGATTTCTTCATCCATATCATCATCGTCCATTTCCATAGCGTCACATGCAGTGTATACCTCAATTTTTACCACATACCGAATATCTTCATCTGCCAACAATGGTCTTCCGCACATATCACACGTATAGTGCACCATTCATGCTCCTCCAAGTAAATTGCCATCTTTGTAAAAACACCATCTGTTTTGGCAACAGGTAAATATAAAAATCGTATCGTTTCATTCGAGTCCTTATATAAATTCTTTGATTTTCGCGAGCCTTACAACCTCCTTGCTGCGTCGTACAAAACAAGAGGATTTGGTTGTTGGTATGCTGCGTCACGTAACAAGTTGTATTCTTCCAGGCCAGCGGTTGCAACTTCATGGCAGAGAGGATTGCCACAATGGCAACGAAGACTTTGGCCATCTTTCCTTATGCCATGGCCCTGAGTCTCTTGATCCTCTCTTCAATCGGCGGATGAGTGCTAAAAATCGAAAGAAACGAGCGTCCGCTTAATGGGTTTACAATAAACATATGCGCCGTGGCAGTGTTTGCATTCATGTGCCTTACCACGGATGACTGCTGTAATTTTTCAAGGGCGCTAGCCAATCCCGCGGGGTTGCCGGTCAAGAGCGCCCCGCCCCTGTCGGCAGCGTATTCCCGTGAACGGGAAATCGCCATCTGAATGATCAGCGCGGCAAGAGGGGCCACAATGGCCAAAAACAACATGGCAAAGCCACTTCCCCGGTTTTCTCCGTCATCCCTGCTGCCATATCCTCCAAAGAGCGCCGCCCATCGGGCCATGTCGGCGAGCAACATAACCGCGCCGGCGATTGTTGCTACAACCGTGGAAATCAGAATATCCCGATTTCGGATATGAGAAAGTTCGTGTCCCAATACCCCCTTCAATTCTTCCCGTTTCAGGGAATTAAGCATCCCCTCGGTGACGGCTACCGCAGCATGACGGGGATTTCTCCCCGTTGCAAAGGCGTTCATCGCATTCGTTGGAATGATGTAGATTTTCGGCATGGGCATGCCCGCCCGATCCGTGAGCTCCCGAACCAGGGTATAATAATCGGGTGATTCCTGTTCTGAAACGATCCTGGCTCCGTACATTTTAAGGACGATCTTATCGCTAAACCAGTAACTGAAGAAGTTCATTCCCATGGCAATAGCAAAGGCGAACATGGCGCCCTGGCGCCCGCCAACCATGCTTCCTACCCAAACGAGTAAGAGCGTCAGGGCAATAAGCAATATCGTTGTTTTAAAATAATTCATAGGCAACCGCCTCCATTAAGCAATAACCAATCAAAAAAACTTTGCGGGAAAAATCAAAGCTCTATCGCGAGAAATTTACTATTTTTGAATATTTCCGTATCTGAAAAGTTATTATAAGTATAGCCTGTTTTTTGTCAAGGAGATTTAATCTCGGCAGGTATGTGTGAAAACACAGAGAATCACGACCGGTTATGGTGAAAGGAGAGGGTGAAATGTGGCGCTTGTTTGAAGCGTAAAGCCGGCGGTTTGCCAGAATGGCTGGTTTTTGGTTGTGCAGCTTCGTTTCGTCAGGCCGACATTTGTTCGAGTTTGCGGAAGATCGCCTCCCTGACCGCATCGTATTGAGGCGATACCTCGACAGGCAGGTTTGCAAAGTGAGAGGTTACCTCTTCCAGCTTGCTTTCATGATAGCTTATCTTAAACTCGGGAAATTTTAAACCATGCGCCGTGGAGATAACAACAACCTTTTCATCCGGTCGTATCATATTTGTCTTCAGTAATTTTGTCAACGCTGCCAGGGCTACTCCCGTATGAGGGCAACAAAAAAGGCCCGTTTTGTCTGCTTGCGCTGCAGCATTCGCCAATTCATCTTCTGTCGCTTGTTCGACCATGCCGTTGAAGGTTTTTAAAACATTGATTGCCTTTTTGTAACTCACCGGATCGCCAATCTGAATGGCATTGGCAAGGGTCTTTTGCGCTTTTACCGGCGCAAATTCTCTAAAACCCTTCAGATAACTGAGGTAGAGGGGATTAGCCTTTGCCGCCTGCGCGCACACGATACGCGGCTGCTTATCAATCACCCCTAATTCCTTCATCATGAGAAAACCTTTTCCCAGTGCTGCGGTATTCCCCAGGTTCCCCCCGGGGACAATCACAACGTCCGGCACATTCCAGTCAAACTGCTGGACGATTTCGATGCTAACGGTCTTCTGTCCCTCAATGCGGAGGGAATTCATGGAATTTGCCAGGTAGATATTGTTTTTGCTGCAGATATCCCTTACCAGTTTCATACACCCGTCAAAATCGGTGTCCAGCGATAACGTAAGCGCGCCGTTGGCAATAGGCTGAATAAGTTGTGCATGAGAAACCTTGTTCTTTGGCAGGAAGACTATGGCGAGAATACCGGCGGCGGCACAATATGAAGCCAACGCTGCAGAAGTGTCCCCCGTGGAAGCGCAGGCAACCGCGGGAATGTTCTTTCCCTCGGCAATCATCTGCTTAACCATAGAAACCAGAACGGTCATGCCCAGGTCTTTAAAAGAGCCGGTATGGGCGTTTCCGCACTGCTTGATCCAGAGATCTTCAATGCCCAGTTCCTTCCCAAGCCGTTCTGCCCAGAAGAGATTGCTGCCGCCCTCGTAAAGAGAAACAACGTTGGCGTTGTCAACCGTGGGACAAACCCATTCCTTCTTGCCCCATACGGAACTCCCATAAGGCCACCTCGTCCGCCGATAGCGTTCATCAAATAACTTCTTCCAATGATCCGGGGAGTGCCGGCGGAGTTTGTCCATATCATGCTTGACTTCCAGCAGATCTCCGCACTTTTTGCACTGGTAGACAACTTCATTCAGTTCGTACCTTTCATTGCACCCTGATATGCACTGGAACCATGCCCGATATGGCATGAGCTATTTCTCCTTTCAAAACTTCCGTAAATAGTGACACAAAAAATCAGCGATCAAACGACAGTGTCGGGTTTACCGGGATAACAACGTAAAAATTTGCATCCGCTTGTCTCCTGTTTTTGATTCCGGAGAACTGTCGCTAAACACAAATTTCATTATAGGAGGACGAATAGAGAATTACAAGGAAAATATACGCAAACGGGGATGTTCCGGGTATTTTGACTTTGACAAAAACGCCCCTGTTTTGATAAGATTTCCCACGCCTATGTATATGCAAAAATTTTTATCAAAAATATGCTCATACCTTCCCCATCTGAGCGAATCATCGATCCGTCGTGAGTTCAGGCATGCCTTTAGCATGGGAACAGCCCATAAAAACAGGGAACTGGCCGAGCCTGAATTAGCGCTGATACAAAAGCTGGTCATAATAGTCAAGAAGAGAAGGCTTACCGTCCCGTCCACATTGTTTCTTGAATGTACACAACCACTCAGCTATCTTGGAAGTCAGATGATGGTATTCTTCAGGCCATTTCTGACCTTTTTCTTTACCCCCGCAGAATACGACCTGCTCCAGGGCATCCTTGAAAAGCGGGAGGGCATCAAGAGGATTATTGAGGAATTGGAAAAATCAGATACTCACCGCAAAGACGCAAAGGTCGCAGAGGATGATTCGAAGTGATAAAAGATGAAGACACGCTCTCAAGGGAAATCATCGGAGATTCAATTGAGGTGCATAGTCATCTCGGACCAGGGCTATTGGAATCAGTCTGTGAAGCACAACTCTTGACATATTTAAAGTCGTCTGCTTTGAAATTGGGAATACTGATTAATTTCAATGTACCACTTCTAAAAAAGGGAACAAAGAGAATTGTCTACGGTCTATAATATTTTTACTTTGCGCTCCTTGCGCCTTTGCGGTGAACAAATATGAACGTTATCATTGCTACAGACTGCGGCAGCACAACCACAAAGGCCATCCTGATCGAAAAAAAGGATGGCGTGTACCGGCAGACATTTCGCGGAGAGTCACCCACCACGGTGGAAGCCCCTTTTGAGGATGTGACCCGTGGCGTCTTAAACGCATTTGCAGAGGTAGAAGAACTCTCTGGCCGTAAAATCCTGGATGGAGAAAAAATCATCACACCAGCCCGGGGAAATGTTGGGGTCGATATCTATGTCTCCACAAGCAGCGCCGGCGGTGGATTGCAGATGATGGTGGCAGGGGCTGTAAAGACCATGACGGCCGAAAGCGCCCAGCGCGCAGCGCTCGGAGCAGGCGCCATCGTTATGGACGTCATCGCATCAAATGACCAGCGCCTCCCGCATGAAAAGATCGATCGTATCCGGCATCTGAGACCCGACATGATCCTCCTTTCCGGAGGCACAGACGGCGGCACCGTTACCCATGTGGTAGAGCTGGCTGAATACATCTCTGCCGCCAATCCAAGACCGAGGCTTGGCATGACCTTTCAGCTCCCGGTTATTTATGCCGGCAACAAGGAAGTCCGCGAAAAAGTTAAAGAAATTTTAGGCCAAAAAGCAGCCCTCAATATTACGGAAAACATTCGCCCCACGCTTGAACGCGAAAATCTCTTCCCGGCGCGACAGGAAATCCAGAAGCTCTTTCTCGAAC from Candidatus Brocadia sp. includes these protein-coding regions:
- a CDS encoding acyl-CoA dehydratase activase, whose amino-acid sequence is MSQKKYIGLDIGSVSVKAVLVNGHKEILENHYVRSHGQPVEILILVLRDIFNRTHIDDIDGIAITGSGGKLVSELMNIAFVNEVVAHSQATTTLYPEVHTIIEIGGEDSKLMLIERDAASGQTKVSDFSMNTMCAAGTGSFLDQQATRLGIAIEKEFGDLALKSKNPPRIAGRCSVFAKTDMIHLQQEGTPVHDIVAGLCYAMARNFKSNIGKGKEFSKPIVFQGGVAANVGMIKAFEDILELKPGELLIPKYFNVMGAIGTVFTLIDKGIHSPFRGLKEVEEYLRNRGAKPSNLEPLQSDNYKIVEKTHVIAGDEKIEAYVGVDVGSISTNIVVVDKHKNVLARRYLMTAGRPLEAVKQGLYEVGLEVGDKVIICGAGTTGSGRYLTGDFIGADIAKNEITAHATAAATVDKSVDTIFEIGGQDSKFIRLENGAIVDFAMNKVCAAGTGSFLEEQAEKLSVSIKGEFSKRALSSCCPSHLGERCTVFMESDLNHHQQRGTAKDDLLAGLSYSVVLNFINRVVEDRKIGNTIFFQGGVAANRGVKAAFEKVTGKTIMVPPHHDIMGAIGSAIIAMEERTWEKSRFKGFDLRHKRYELSSFVCKDCSNICEIRKVTIDGENPLHYGSRCGKFDDERTLKKGKHLPRLFRERKDSLFNTYKKNKPDQPVGKKVGIPQVSTFYDFYPMWKAFFTELGFEVITSSDTNKDIIYNGVEVITAETCFPIKVAHGHVIDMLERNIDYLFLPSVINLTHSSQKLTHSYACPYVQCIPYLVRSAIDFTEKKFEVLSPVIHFEYGEEYLNKTLRDLARSMGRTGAVAETAIRSAHEALQTFNKTLEVRGREILEKLGENEKAFVLISRSYNGCDTGMNLGLPEKLRDLGILTIPLDFLTLDIEEVAQDYPNMYWKTGQKFLAAARIIARDKRLYPLYITNFGCGPDSFISKFFAKELGGKPCLTIEIDEHSSDVGAITRCEAFIDSLKNVKPSVERKKLRDDVPIRTLAEKKKRTIYIPYMCDHGKMIAASMRANGVLAEALPMANKQSVDIGRKFTSGKECYPAILTTGDIVKKAMSPDFDPEASAFFMATASGPCRFGQYNKFQRMVLDDLGLPHVPLYTMDQGENYDEDTKNLGTHFRKLAWNGIMYTDLLQKLQRETRPYELHKGETDALYDKYLEKAEVALEKHQNLVEFAREANRAFAKIKIDRSKPRPLIGIIGETYVRCNEFANNFLARSIEKLGGEAFIPPFSEWINYIAHCRRESCRFEKDYKGLFGEIISDVVQRYDAYKLTKVFKGSIRHFPKEASIKELIKKGKAYIDDSYKGDPVLSLGKAIEYVEEGFDGLINVLPFHCMPGTVVNGVLERFQKDFYGMPCLKLSFDGQEQSNEETRLEAFMHQAYQRMEGRLHKKHVATSYRQKGAESTRELVAGRER
- the leuC gene encoding 3-isopropylmalate dehydratase large subunit, with the protein product MGMTITEKIIADHSGLKEVHPGQFVYAHVDICLGNDITAPIAIEEFEKTGISKVFDPEKIVLVPDHFTPNKDIKSAQQSKVLRIFAEKHHLKHYFEIGRVGIEHALLPEQGIVGPGDLVIGADSHTCTYGALGAFSTGVGSTDLAACFATGKVWLKVPESIKFVFHGKVKNWTSGKDLILYTIGKIGVDGALYKAMEFTGSAISNLPMDDRFAICNMAIEAGAKSGIIAPDKNTEDYIKSRFRRKPIMYHSDPGCTYAKTYEFHADEISPQVALPSLPENTKPVEEVSGIKIDQVVIGSCTNGRISDLRIAARFLKGKKVHPALRLIIFPATQEIYKQAIQEGLIEIFIDAEAVVSTPTCGPCLGGHMGILAEGERALSTTNRNFVGRMGHPKSEIYLCSPAVAAASAITGKITPPDEIMKN
- a CDS encoding GxxExxY protein; translation: MHSHLGPGLLESVCEAQLLTYLKSSALKLGILINFNVPLLKKGTKRIVYGL
- the thrC gene encoding threonine synthase, with product MPYRAWFQCISGCNERYELNEVVYQCKKCGDLLEVKHDMDKLRRHSPDHWKKLFDERYRRTRWPYGSSVWGKKEWVCPTVDNANVVSLYEGGSNLFWAERLGKELGIEDLWIKQCGNAHTGSFKDLGMTVLVSMVKQMIAEGKNIPAVACASTGDTSAALASYCAAAGILAIVFLPKNKVSHAQLIQPIANGALTLSLDTDFDGCMKLVRDICSKNNIYLANSMNSLRIEGQKTVSIEIVQQFDWNVPDVVIVPGGNLGNTAALGKGFLMMKELGVIDKQPRIVCAQAAKANPLYLSYLKGFREFAPVKAQKTLANAIQIGDPVSYKKAINVLKTFNGMVEQATEDELANAAAQADKTGLFCCPHTGVALAALTKLLKTNMIRPDEKVVVISTAHGLKFPEFKISYHESKLEEVTSHFANLPVEVSPQYDAVREAIFRKLEQMSA
- the htpX gene encoding zinc metalloprotease HtpX; translation: MNYFKTTILLIALTLLLVWVGSMVGGRQGAMFAFAIAMGMNFFSYWFSDKIVLKMYGARIVSEQESPDYYTLVRELTDRAGMPMPKIYIIPTNAMNAFATGRNPRHAAVAVTEGMLNSLKREELKGVLGHELSHIRNRDILISTVVATIAGAVMLLADMARWAALFGGYGSRDDGENRGSGFAMLFLAIVAPLAALIIQMAISRSREYAADRGGALLTGNPAGLASALEKLQQSSVVRHMNANTATAHMFIVNPLSGRSFLSIFSTHPPIEERIKRLRAMA